A part of Acidobacteriota bacterium genomic DNA contains:
- the pnp gene encoding polyribonucleotide nucleotidyltransferase: MEEGVEIELSGRKLSLEIGKVARQADGSAWLRYGDTIVLITACAVRGNQSQNAGFLPLIVDYREYTYSAGKIPGGFYKREGRPSEKEILTARLIDRSIRPQFPEGYNNETQIIGYVVSADLENDPDLISVIGASAALYLSPLPYNKPLGAARVGIVDGEFVLNPTLSQLEASPLDMIVVGNEAGVVMIELGASEVSELTVLKAIQFAEKPIKEIIELQKELFKRLNVEKLPLEPRELPEETVKRIEGKYGAKIEELLKVQPKKERYLKFHELLDSILAEVPEEDEEKRAELKEAFERVRADIFRRGVLSNKRRFDGREFDDIRTVTCEVGVLPRTHGSALFTRGETQSLATVTLGTESDAQRIDGIGEECTKRFMLHYNFPPFSVGEVKFMRAPGRREIGHGALAERALSPLIPSEEDFPYTIRIVSDILESNGSSSMATVCSGSLALMDAGVPIREAVAGVAMGLVKEGDEYAVLTDIAGEEDHFGDMDFKIAGTVRGITAIQLDIKIDHLPYEIIKKALDQARRARLSIIEKMNMTIASPRANISVYAPRLIQFKIPVEKIGDVIGPGGKMIRTIIAETGVKIDINDDGRITIASPDEETAKRALQMVKELIAEPEVGKTYQGKVVRLADYGAFVEIMPGVEGLLHISEVANHRITNIRHELKEGQTILVKVLSIDGPNRIRLSRKALLGPPSKKPHNPREPRGRRENYRRR; this comes from the coding sequence ATGGAAGAAGGAGTGGAGATAGAGCTATCGGGACGGAAGCTCTCACTCGAGATCGGGAAGGTGGCACGGCAGGCGGATGGATCTGCCTGGCTTCGCTACGGCGATACGATTGTTCTTATAACTGCCTGTGCGGTTAGGGGTAACCAATCGCAAAATGCCGGTTTTCTCCCCCTGATCGTGGATTACCGGGAGTACACCTATTCTGCAGGGAAGATCCCTGGCGGATTTTACAAACGGGAAGGAAGGCCTTCAGAGAAGGAGATACTGACCGCGCGCTTGATCGACCGATCAATCAGACCCCAATTCCCAGAGGGGTACAATAACGAGACCCAGATCATAGGTTATGTTGTCTCTGCTGATCTCGAGAACGATCCCGATTTGATAAGCGTAATCGGCGCTTCCGCTGCCCTTTATCTTTCCCCCCTTCCTTACAATAAGCCTCTGGGAGCTGCTCGGGTGGGGATAGTGGATGGTGAGTTCGTGCTTAATCCCACCCTGTCCCAGCTTGAGGCAAGTCCCCTCGATATGATCGTGGTGGGAAATGAAGCGGGGGTGGTGATGATCGAGCTCGGTGCCTCTGAGGTGAGTGAGCTCACTGTGCTCAAGGCGATCCAGTTTGCGGAAAAGCCGATAAAAGAGATCATTGAGCTACAGAAAGAGCTCTTCAAGAGGTTAAATGTAGAGAAACTACCCTTAGAACCGAGGGAGTTGCCGGAGGAGACGGTGAAGAGGATAGAGGGTAAGTACGGGGCAAAGATCGAGGAGTTGCTCAAGGTTCAGCCGAAGAAGGAGCGATATCTCAAATTCCACGAATTGCTCGATTCCATACTCGCCGAGGTGCCGGAGGAAGACGAGGAGAAAAGGGCAGAGCTAAAGGAGGCGTTCGAGAGAGTGAGGGCGGATATCTTCAGAAGAGGGGTCCTCTCAAATAAGAGGCGTTTCGATGGCAGGGAGTTTGACGACATAAGGACCGTCACCTGCGAGGTGGGGGTACTTCCCAGGACCCATGGCTCAGCCCTGTTTACCCGGGGTGAGACCCAGTCGCTTGCCACCGTCACCTTGGGGACGGAATCCGATGCCCAGCGGATAGACGGGATCGGTGAGGAGTGCACCAAGCGGTTTATGCTCCATTATAACTTCCCCCCCTTCTCTGTGGGCGAGGTCAAGTTTATGCGGGCACCAGGAAGAAGGGAGATAGGGCACGGAGCGCTTGCCGAGCGGGCGCTTTCTCCTCTTATCCCTTCAGAGGAGGATTTCCCTTATACCATCAGGATTGTCTCCGATATCTTAGAGTCGAACGGCTCCTCATCAATGGCTACCGTCTGCAGTGGTTCCCTCGCTCTAATGGACGCTGGTGTCCCTATACGGGAAGCGGTAGCAGGGGTGGCTATGGGTTTGGTGAAGGAGGGCGATGAGTACGCGGTGCTTACCGACATCGCTGGAGAGGAAGACCACTTCGGCGATATGGATTTCAAGATAGCGGGTACGGTAAGGGGGATAACCGCCATCCAGCTCGATATCAAGATCGATCACCTTCCCTATGAGATAATAAAGAAGGCGCTTGACCAGGCGCGAAGAGCGCGGTTGAGCATCATCGAAAAGATGAATATGACCATCGCCTCCCCTCGGGCGAACATATCCGTCTATGCGCCGAGGCTCATTCAGTTCAAGATACCGGTGGAGAAGATCGGTGATGTAATCGGTCCTGGGGGTAAGATGATCCGGACGATCATCGCCGAGACCGGGGTCAAGATCGATATAAACGACGATGGAAGGATAACCATCGCCTCGCCCGATGAGGAGACGGCGAAGAGGGCGCTCCAGATGGTCAAGGAGTTGATAGCGGAACCTGAAGTGGGGAAGACCTATCAGGGTAAAGTGGTTCGGTTGGCTGATTATGGTGCCTTCGTCGAGATAATGCCCGGAGTGGAGGGCCTTCTCCACATATCGGAGGTCGCGAACCACAGGATAACCAACATCCGCCACGAGTTGAAGGAGGGACAGACCATCCTGGTCAAGGTGCTTAGCATCGATGGACCGAATAGGATCAGGTTGAGCAGGAAAGCCCTTCTTGGTCCTCCGAGTAAGAAGCCACACAACCCGCGGGAACCTCGGGGAAGAAGAGAGAATTATCGAAGGAGGTAG